One region of Rubinisphaera margarita genomic DNA includes:
- a CDS encoding integrase core domain-containing protein, translated as MAFALKQAETGTPIEKVCRKIGVSQQTFYRWKKKFVGLGVEELRRLRQLEEENMRLKSLVADLSLDKQILQGILAKKALKPARVRECVEGARACYRISERRACRLVSLARSSHHYRSTKDAQAALRMRGQEVVAALERLAMNRALPKSIRVDNGPEFTSKVLDQWAYVNGVTLDFSRPGKPKDNAFIEPFNGSIRAECLNENWFLSLEDAQEKIVSWRVDYNEHRPHSVRGNLVPKDFASSGQASLAR; from the coding sequence ATTGCTTTTGCGCTGAAGCAGGCCGAGACAGGAACTCCGATCGAGAAGGTCTGTCGCAAGATCGGTGTGAGCCAGCAGACGTTTTACCGCTGGAAGAAAAAGTTTGTGGGATTGGGCGTTGAAGAGTTGCGCCGGTTGAGGCAGCTCGAAGAGGAGAACATGCGATTGAAGTCTCTGGTCGCCGACCTGAGCCTCGATAAGCAGATTCTGCAGGGCATCCTAGCAAAAAAGGCTCTGAAGCCTGCCCGCGTTCGTGAATGTGTTGAAGGAGCGAGAGCATGCTACCGAATCAGCGAGCGTCGAGCTTGCAGGTTGGTGAGTCTGGCTCGTTCGAGTCATCATTACAGATCCACGAAGGATGCGCAGGCCGCTCTGAGAATGCGGGGCCAGGAAGTTGTCGCGGCCCTGGAGCGATTAGCCATGAATCGGGCGCTGCCCAAATCGATTCGCGTGGACAACGGACCGGAGTTTACGTCGAAGGTCCTGGATCAGTGGGCGTATGTCAATGGGGTGACGCTCGACTTCAGCAGGCCCGGAAAGCCTAAAGATAATGCCTTCATCGAGCCCTTCAATGGCAGCATCCGAGCGGAATGCCTGAACGAAAACTGGTTCTTATCTTTGGAAGATGCTCAGGAGAAGATAGTATCCTGGCGAGTGGACTACAACGAGCACCGCCCCCATAGCGTTCGGGGCAACCTGGTCCCCAAGGATTTCGCTTCATCTGGCCAGGCCAGCCTGGCCAGATGA
- a CDS encoding transposase: MDIDSGVVPADRRAGYDNALGRRHVLSCQKRGLKVGKTKSGKGSKVMLLTDAHGLPLGLQVHSASPHDVNLIEPLLRGSLRWVMRARRFIYDTAADSRRLRRRVWLYGPRLIATYRRRRNEQHARRLNSRDQRYYDLRYRIERTFAWLSNYRRLNIRWEYHAHLFEGFWQLACLFTILKRL, encoded by the coding sequence GTGGACATCGATTCTGGAGTTGTGCCGGCAGATCGACGGGCTGGATACGACAACGCTCTTGGGCGACGCCACGTTTTGTCCTGCCAAAAAAGGGGCCTGAAGGTTGGCAAAACCAAGAGCGGCAAAGGCTCGAAGGTCATGCTGCTCACCGATGCTCATGGTCTGCCTCTGGGCCTGCAGGTCCACAGTGCTTCTCCGCATGATGTCAATCTGATCGAACCATTGCTCCGAGGCTCGCTCCGCTGGGTGATGCGAGCCCGGCGGTTCATCTACGACACGGCCGCCGACTCCAGGCGTCTGCGGCGTCGGGTCTGGCTCTACGGACCTCGCCTCATTGCTACCTACCGGCGAAGGAGAAATGAGCAGCACGCCCGCCGACTCAACTCCCGTGACCAACGCTACTACGATCTCCGCTACCGAATCGAACGGACATTTGCCTGGTTGAGCAATTACCGCAGGCTCAACATCCGCTGGGAATACCACGCTCACCTCTTTGAAGGCTTCTGGCAACTCGCCTGCCTGTTCACTATCCTCAAACGGTTATGA
- a CDS encoding transposase, giving the protein MLPRSCLQAGSRTDSTTFLSDDCWFLIENFFPNQPVSAKGGRPERNNRQCFEGILWVLTTGARWKDLPSHYPSYTTCWRRFKHWTESGAFLLAWTSILELCRQIDGLDTTTLLGDATFCPAKKGA; this is encoded by the coding sequence ATGTTACCACGATCCTGTCTCCAGGCAGGATCCAGGACGGATTCGACCACGTTTCTCAGCGATGACTGCTGGTTTCTCATTGAAAATTTCTTCCCCAATCAGCCTGTTTCCGCCAAAGGAGGCCGGCCAGAACGCAACAACCGCCAGTGCTTTGAAGGGATTCTGTGGGTGTTAACCACCGGAGCCCGCTGGAAAGATTTACCATCCCATTATCCTTCTTACACAACCTGCTGGCGACGGTTCAAACACTGGACCGAATCCGGCGCCTTTCTACTGGCGTGGACATCGATTCTGGAGTTGTGCCGGCAGATCGACGGGCTGGATACGACAACGCTCTTGGGCGACGCCACGTTTTGTCCTGCCAAAAAAGGGGCCTGA